The window GCTGACCTTGGTCCGGTTCGAAAATGTCGGTCTGCGCTATGGGCTCGGCCCAGAGGTTCTGCGCGACCTCAATTTTCAGATCCCCGCACATTCCTTCCAGTTCCTGACCGGTCCGTCGGGAGCCGGAAAGACCTCATTGCTGCGGCTTCTGTTCCTGTCGATCCGGCCCACCCGTGGGCTCGTCAACCTGTTCGGCAACGACGTCTCCCTGCTCGGCAAGGATGCCATCGCCGATCTGCGCAAGCGCATCGGCATCGTGCTGCAGGATTTCCGCCTGCTCGACCACATGACCACTTATGAAAACGTGGCACTGCCGTTCCGGGTGATGGGCCGCTCCGAATCGAGTTACCGCAAGGAGGTCATCGATCTGCTGCGCTGGGTTGGTCTCGGCGAGCGCATGGATGCGCTGCCGCCGATCCTGTCCGGTGGTGAAAAGCAGCGCGCCGCGATCGCGCGCGCGGTAATCGCGCGTCCTCTTTTGCTGCTGGCGGACGAGCCGACCGGCAACGTCGATCCGACGCTAGGGCGCCGGCTGCTGCGGCTGTTTATCGAACTCAACCGGTCCGGCACCGCGGTCGTGATCGCGACCCACGACATCGGGCTGATGGACCAGTACGACGCGCGGCGCATGGTGCTGCACGAAGGGCGGCTGCATATCTATGAGTAAGACTCCATGAGCAGGACTGGCGGCGATCGCCACAGCATGATGGACATGGGCTCCGACGAGCGGCCGCGCTTGCCGGCGAAGGCGCGCATTTCCTCGCCCATCGTGCCGCGTTCCTCGATCTCCGGCCGCGCACTGGTGGCTGTCGTCGCCATCATGACGTTCCTGGCGTCGCTGACCACGGGCGCGGTCTTGCTGGTGCGGGCGTCGGCAGCCGAATGGCAGTCCGATGTCTCCAGCGAAATCACCATCCAGTTGCGCCCGGTGCAGGGCCGTGATCTCGAAAAAGACGTTCGTGCGGTGGTCGACACCGTGCAATCGCAGCCGGGCATCGTATCCGTGCGTCCCTATACCAGCGACGAGTCGGCGAAGCTGCTCGAGCCGTGGCTCGGCACCGGGCTGTCGCTCAATGATCTGCCGGTGCCGCGGGTGATCGTCGCACGGGTCGCCCCCGACACCACGCTTGATCTCGCTGCTCTGCGCGGCCGGGTGACCCAGGTGGCGCCGTCGGCCAGTGTCGACGACCACCGGGCCTGGATCGAACGGATGCGCTCGACCACCGGCGCGACGGTGCTGGCCGGCATCGGCATCCTGGGGCTGGTGATTGCTGCAACCATCATGTCGGTGTCGTTTGCCACCCGCGGCGCGATGGCGGCGAACCGTCCGATCGTCGAGGTGCTGCATTTCGTCGGCGCCGGCGATCGTTACATCGCCAACCGTTTCCTGCGGCATTTCCTGCTGCTCGGCTGCGAGGGCGGCCTGATCGGAGTGGTGGCGGCGATGCTGCTGTTCGGGTTCTCGGAGTCGATCGGCGCCTGGTTTTCCGGCACTCCGGTGGGCGACCAGTTTGCTGCCCTGCTGGGGACGTTTTCCCTGCGACCGTCGGGATATCTGACGCTGCTGGTGCAGGCGGCGCTGATTGCCCTGATTACCGGCTGGGCTTCCCGCCGCACGCTGTTTGCGACGCTGGAAGATATAGATTGAGTTCAGGGACTTGGTCCTGCGGGTGTATATTTCGGTCGCAGCAAAGCCGGAATTTGCGCTAAACTTGGAACCAGGTTTGGGAGCCGGGCTCCCATAGGCTGGGCCGGTCTGCTCGGGACG is drawn from Bradyrhizobium prioriisuperbiae and contains these coding sequences:
- the ftsE gene encoding cell division ATP-binding protein FtsE, producing the protein MVRFENVGLRYGLGPEVLRDLNFQIPAHSFQFLTGPSGAGKTSLLRLLFLSIRPTRGLVNLFGNDVSLLGKDAIADLRKRIGIVLQDFRLLDHMTTYENVALPFRVMGRSESSYRKEVIDLLRWVGLGERMDALPPILSGGEKQRAAIARAVIARPLLLLADEPTGNVDPTLGRRLLRLFIELNRSGTAVVIATHDIGLMDQYDARRMVLHEGRLHIYE
- a CDS encoding ABC transporter permease, yielding MSRTGGDRHSMMDMGSDERPRLPAKARISSPIVPRSSISGRALVAVVAIMTFLASLTTGAVLLVRASAAEWQSDVSSEITIQLRPVQGRDLEKDVRAVVDTVQSQPGIVSVRPYTSDESAKLLEPWLGTGLSLNDLPVPRVIVARVAPDTTLDLAALRGRVTQVAPSASVDDHRAWIERMRSTTGATVLAGIGILGLVIAATIMSVSFATRGAMAANRPIVEVLHFVGAGDRYIANRFLRHFLLLGCEGGLIGVVAAMLLFGFSESIGAWFSGTPVGDQFAALLGTFSLRPSGYLTLLVQAALIALITGWASRRTLFATLEDID